The proteins below come from a single Streptomyces spongiicola genomic window:
- the lpdA gene encoding dihydrolipoyl dehydrogenase produces MANDASTVFDLVILGGGSGGYAAALRGAQLGLDVALIEKDKVGGTCLHRGCIPTKALLHAGEVADQARESEQFGVKASFEGIDVPAVHKYKDEVISGLYKGLQGLIASRKVTYIEGEGRLSSPTSVDVNGRRVEGRHVLLATGSVPKSLPGLTIDGNRIISSDHALVLDRVPKSAIVLGGGVIGVEFASAWKSFGTDITIIEALKHLVPVEDENSSKLLERAFRKRGIKFNLGTFFEKAEYTEDGVRVTLADGKTFEAEVLLVAVGRGPVSQGLGYEEQGVAMDRGYVLVDEYMRTNVPTVSAVGDLVPTLQLAHVGFAEGILVAERLAGLKTVPIDYDGVPKVTYCHPEVASVGLSEARAKEVYGADKVVALKYNLAGNGKSKILKTAGEIKLVQVKDGAVVGVHMVGDRMGEQVGEAQLIYNWEALPAEVAQLVHAHPTQNEALGEAHLALAGKPLHSHD; encoded by the coding sequence GTGGCGAACGACGCCAGCACCGTTTTCGACCTAGTGATCCTCGGCGGTGGCAGCGGTGGTTACGCCGCGGCCCTTCGCGGAGCGCAGCTGGGCCTGGACGTCGCCCTGATCGAGAAGGACAAGGTCGGCGGCACCTGCCTGCACCGCGGATGCATTCCCACCAAGGCCCTGCTGCACGCCGGCGAGGTCGCCGACCAGGCCCGCGAGAGCGAGCAGTTCGGCGTCAAGGCCAGCTTCGAGGGCATCGACGTCCCGGCGGTCCACAAGTACAAGGACGAGGTGATCTCCGGGCTGTACAAGGGCCTGCAGGGTCTGATCGCCTCCCGCAAGGTCACGTACATCGAGGGCGAGGGCCGGCTGTCCTCCCCCACGTCCGTCGATGTCAACGGCCGCCGGGTCGAGGGCCGCCACGTCCTCCTCGCCACCGGTTCGGTGCCGAAGTCGCTGCCCGGTCTGACCATCGACGGCAACCGGATCATCTCCTCCGACCACGCGCTGGTCCTGGACCGCGTGCCGAAGTCCGCGATCGTCCTGGGCGGCGGCGTCATCGGTGTCGAGTTCGCCTCGGCCTGGAAGTCCTTCGGCACCGACATCACGATCATCGAGGCGCTGAAGCACCTCGTCCCGGTCGAGGACGAGAACAGCTCCAAGCTCCTCGAGCGCGCCTTCCGCAAGCGCGGCATCAAGTTCAACCTGGGCACCTTCTTCGAGAAGGCCGAGTACACCGAGGACGGTGTGCGGGTCACCCTCGCCGACGGCAAGACCTTCGAGGCCGAGGTGCTGCTGGTCGCGGTGGGCCGCGGGCCGGTCTCCCAGGGCCTCGGCTACGAGGAGCAGGGCGTCGCGATGGACCGCGGCTACGTCCTGGTCGACGAGTACATGCGGACGAACGTGCCGACCGTCTCCGCCGTCGGCGACCTGGTCCCGACCCTCCAGCTCGCGCACGTCGGCTTCGCCGAGGGCATCCTGGTGGCGGAGCGTCTGGCCGGTCTGAAGACCGTGCCGATCGACTACGACGGTGTGCCGAAGGTGACCTACTGCCACCCGGAGGTCGCCTCGGTGGGCCTGTCCGAGGCCAGGGCCAAGGAGGTCTACGGCGCGGACAAGGTCGTCGCTCTGAAGTACAACCTGGCGGGCAACGGCAAGAGCAAGATCCTCAAGACCGCGGGCGAGATCAAGCTCGTCCAGGTCAAGGACGGTGCCGTCGTCGGCGTCCACATGGTCGGTGACCGTATGGGCGAGCAGGTCGGCGAGGCCCAGCTGATCTACAACTGGGAGGCTCTGCCGGCCGAGGTCGCGCAGCTCGTCCACGCGCACCCGACGCAGAACGAGGCGCTCGGCGAGGCCCACCTGGCCCTCGCGGGCAAGCCCCTCCACTCCCACGACTGA